A window from Mus caroli chromosome 2, CAROLI_EIJ_v1.1, whole genome shotgun sequence encodes these proteins:
- the Dut gene encoding deoxyuridine 5'-triphosphate nucleotidohydrolase, mitochondrial yields the protein MPLLCVLLRGRLQAALLRGRALGSARSWSCRGSRGAPAGNARAGPGARADAAAVSASKRARAEDGTSLRFVRLSEHATAPTRGSARAAGYDLFSAYDYTISPMEKAIVKTDIQIAVPSGCYGRVAPRSGLAVKHFIDVGAGVIDEDYRGNVGVVLFNFGKEKFEVKKGDRIAQLICERISYPDLEEVQALDDTERGSGGFGSTGKN from the exons ATGCCTCTCCTCTGCGTGCTGCTGCGCGGCCGCCTGCAGGCCGCTCTGCTCCGCGGGCGTGCGCTCGGGTCCGCGCGGAGCTGGAGCTGCCGAGGAAGCCGAGGAGCCCCGGCCGGAAACGCGCGGGCTGGGCCGGGAGCGCGCGCtg ACGCCGCGGCCGTCTCTGCCTCCAAGAGGGCTCGAGCGGAGGATGGCACTTCTCTGCGCTTCGTGCGGCTCTCGGAGCACGCCACGGCGCCCACCCGCGGGTCCGCGCGCGCTGCCGGCTACGACCTGTTCAG TGCCTATGATTATACAATATCACCCATGGAGAAAGCCATTGTGAAGACAGACATTCAGATAGCTGTTCCTTCTGGGTGCTATGGAAGAGTAG ctcCACGTTCTGGCTTGGCTGTAAAGCACTTCATAGACGTAGGAG CTGGTGTCATAGACGAGGACTACAGAGGAAACGTTGGGGTTGTGCTGTTTAACTTTGGGAAAGAGAAGTTTGAAG TGAAAAAAGGTGATCGGATTGCGCAGCTCATCTGTGAGCGGATTTCTTATCCAGACTTAGAGGAAGTGCAG GCCCTGGATGACACTGAGAGAGGCTCAGGAGGCTTCGGCTCCACGGGGAAGAATTAG